The following coding sequences are from one Diospyros lotus cultivar Yz01 chromosome 7, ASM1463336v1, whole genome shotgun sequence window:
- the LOC127805589 gene encoding uncharacterized protein LOC127805589 translates to MRSQLTKLTQTLSVREPRKFPSQPSPNPIGQAHRAEGSSSENHEQVQSVTVLKSGKVIEKPEDPRTVWPTTSKKDQGHYEMNNEEVNKGSKEVKRKINVREKTFLTEQVSAILQFNTPPKYKDPGCPTITCIIGSQKVDQALLDLGASVNLLPFSVYQQLGLGELKPTRVTLQLDDQSVKVSREIVEDVLIQVDKFYFPVDFIVLDTQPHQGPQSPIPVILGRPFLATSNAITNCRNGIMKLSFGNMTVEMNVFKVAKQPNDEMELEEVDLIQTLSEEYFEKALYEHVIYNL, encoded by the exons ATGAGAAGTCAGCTGACTAAGTTGACTCAGACCTTGAGTGTTAGAGAACCAAGGAAGTTTCCCTCACAACCAAGTCCGAACCCCATAGGTCAAGCCCATAGGGCCGAAGGGTCATCTAGTGAGAATCATGAACAAGTCCAGTCTGTCACTGTCCTTAAGAGTGGGAAAGTAATTGAGAAACCTGAGGACCCTAGGACAGTGTGGCCTACCACTAGTAAAAAAGACCAAGGGCATTATGAAATGAATAATGAGGAAGTGAATAAAGGAAGTAAAGAGG tcaaaagaaaaatcaatgtgcGGGAAAAAACATTCCTGACGGAACAAGTAAGTGCTATCCTTCAATTCAATACCCCTCCAAAGTACAAGGACCCAGGATGTCCTACCATtacttgcataattggaagccaaaaAGTCGACCAAGCACTTCTTGACCTAGGGGCTAGTGTCAATCTGTTGCCTTTCAGTGTCTATCAGCAGCTAGGGTTGGGAGAACTCAAGCCCACTAGGGTCACTCTTCAATTGGATGACCAATCAGTAAAAGTTTCTCGCGAGATTGTGGAGGATGTCCTAATCCAAGTGGACAAATTCTATTTCCCAGTGGACTTTATTGTCTTAGATACCCAGCCCCACCAGGGTCCTCAGTCGCCTATTCCCGTtatcctagggagaccattccttGCTACTTCGAATGCTATCACCAATTGTAGGAATGGGATCATGAAACTATCATTTGGGAATATGACGGTGGAGATGAATGTTTTCAAGGTAGCTAAGCAaccaaatgatgaaatggaATTGGAGGAAGTTGATTTAATCCAGACCTTAAGTGAAGAATACTTTGAGAAGGCTCTTTATGAGCatgttatttataatttatag